The genomic stretch TAAGCCCCTTTGGGCATTATTTACCAGCCTTTATACCTGTCAAGCACATGAGATTTAAAAAGAGAGTAAAAGGTATACATGTAGCTATAAACAAATCTTAGTTTCTCCAAGTCATCCTTTCATGAATGACTGtcttcagctttgttttgctgAGCAGTATCTAGATTAGGCCTTTATCCTCTTGAGTACAATGCTTTAGTATCCTGTGTTCCCACTGAAGTCCATATGACAACTGAACGTCATGAAATGTTGACAAGATGAGGTTCCGGATTGTGAGCCCACAATGGCAAGATGCTCTTTTTTTATTGCAAAGTGCAGTGCTCTTGTggctgtttaatttctttctttttttcccctttcacatAAATCTTGGAGTTCCTAGAGAGTGGGCAAAGTGTTGATGTGGGACTACCAATAAATAAATTCTAATTCTGTCTCCAAATTGCTGTGCTTGCTACCAACAACATATAGTGGTCAGAATGCTGACTTAAAACATCTTGTGGCAGATGTTTTCCAGTATCTGAAGAAATAACATGTGTCTCtatgaatttaaacaaaaatatctccTCTGTACCTGCAAGTTTGATTTAACTGAGACATTGTTTCACTTAAGTAACCACTATAGGATGAGTATGTTGTACTTTCTCAGTCAGTTATTCATAAAATTGAGGCATATGCAGGGATTTACAAGCACAAATTCCCTGCTCTTACGGTATTCAAATGTAACCAGTGTGGCAAGATTACTGTGACACTAGGATAAACAAGCTGCATGGTCTTTGTGGTTGAATGCTTACACATGTttgcacatacacacaaaatcaGTTAGGTGCAATTGGTGTAATCACTTACGAGCAGAATCTTTTCATGTTTAGCTGGTTGCTGACTGAAGAACAAAAGCTGTTTGTTCTGAAAGAACCAAGAGTGCAGTTCTTCCATAAGGGCTCTGTCCTGCTATACGCCAGCGGTTGTGGAACAGAATGACTCAGAGGAAGCCTGAAACCTGGGGCCTGACAGGGTTGGTGTGCCGCAGGAGGCCTAGCAAAAAGGAGTGCTTTCTTCTGTTCCCTCTCCCAGGCTGGAATTCAGAATGGCTGCAGTGGTAGTGTTGGGAAACACATCAAAAGGATGCACACCTTCACTACAAACTGTGCAATcctttagttaaaaaaaattgaaataattctTTTGTATTACGTTGATTTCTGCCTGattccttcttgtccttcacTTCATCTGAGATTCAAGGGTTTGAAATCTCTCTTTAAACATCCCTCTCTTTGCTACAGTGGTTCCTGACAAAAAATGGCTTTGACACAAGTTTGGTGTGTCTTGAAAATCACTCTCAGCTCTCTTCTCacctctttctgtttttctaaataaacTACTTCAGTACTTTGGAGTTTTTACAAGGAAGAGGTGATcttttatatctttaaaataatagAACAACCTCcaatttaacttaaaaaaaaatttctgtcaaGCCTGAAGAGTGAGCATGAACTGACCAGAAGGTAGactcctttcctttcccactgTCTTCCAGAGAATCTTCACTTGGTTGAGAGGAAATTTCCCATTTTGCATCATGATTCTTTATGGGAGGGttattttcattctctgtttCTCAGACCTTTTCCTGTAGATGGGAACGGGGAAAGGAGCCCAGACGTGGCAACACAATCTCAGGCTCCTGCAGGACCACCATGGCTTATGATGACTTCAAGAAGAAAGAAGGTATGACTGCTTCAAAATCTCAGAGGgagttgccaaaaaaaaaaaagagggtaccCTCTGCAGCCCTTGCCAGGCCATGCAGTCAGAGTGTGAAAGGAAGCTAGTATGCTGTGGAGCCCTTAAATTTAACATGGCCAAGTTTCTGGAGGATCCCAAGCCCTTGACTTCCAGGTGTAAAGTGTGGGGATTAGAATTTGAGAGAAATGTGTGGCATTTCCTAATGCAAACACCTTGAATGGAAACTCTGCCACTGCAGCCTTTCTTCTCCCTGACAGGTCAGTGGAACAGGAGACCAGGGATAAGGAGATGTTTAGTCATGGTAACATTTCTAGGTCCAGTTGTCTTTAGGAAGAAGTATACAGGCATTAGAAATGAAGTCTTGAGTGACTGTGTTACAGCATTAGAGCACTGAGCCCCATCCCTGTGATCAGAGAGTACAGATTATTATCTTTTAGGTCCCTGTGCTTGTTGGGTCTTGTGCATCACTTTGTGCCAACGTCCACTGCTGTCTTTTGAGCATAGTCCACATGTCTATCTCTATCATTCCTTAATGGggtatttaatttcttccttttttctcatttcacGTAAATCTTAGATTTCCTAGAGAGTGACGGAAGTGTTGATGACGTGGGGCTGGCAACTGGCAGGATACAGCGAGAGAAAAAGCGCTCCTGCAAGGATCTGCTGCAAGAGGAAGATGAGATAGCAACTCAGGTCAGGGAGCCCTCAGAGGAAAGGTTGAAGGTTTAAGGATATGTGTAAAGCTAGTGATGGAATGGAATGGATGGGTTTCTTGTTCTTTTGCATATAGAAATGCGTGTAGAAGACAGCAAGAGCAGCTTATATTCAGTAACTGtcctggggaaaaggaggggtCAATCCCAATTACAACTGATTCTGATTTTTTTGGCCTCAGAAGATAGAGTAGTAGGATGCTGTCCTAGTCTTGATGTGGAACCCTGGAGTCATAAGATAGCATTAATAAATTTTTACACcaaaacaaaaagttttaaaattgatGGTTGTATAGATAGCCAGCAAAGAATGAATATGTTAACTGATGCGCTGTTGTCTTCCTGATTCTGCAGACAGCCTGAAACGATAGCTCTTGAGAGGGGGCCTTAACTCTGAAATCACATAGTGACAACTTAAGTTTCTTCAAAACTTTCCACTTTGAGCTAAAATTTCTGCTGCTAGCTCAAAGGTgactatcttttttttcttttttttttttttttaaatctggaaaagAAGTtctagtttaaaattaaaatcttctacCATGCAGATGGAATTCTGTAGAGGAGCTTCATTTTCAAACTGTGAATTGGTCAAGAGACAAATAATAATTAGGTCACATGACATATTAAAGACAATTTTTTGCCCTGTCATTTTAATTGTCACATTTCTacctcttttcatttcttttatctttttcatcATATTAAACATGAACTGCTCACCTTCATTTTTAAGGCTTGACAGCCTATGCATGCTTTGTTATTTCTTAGCTTTATTAAGAGGTAGATGTCTGTCTTTTATCAACTCATCAGCTGATCTCCAAGTGCTGGCTTTCATTGCCCATTTCTTAGCACTTTCCAATGTGCTTTTACAAGTGTACTTGTGTATTGCTCCTCTTGCTTGGAGGAAGCTCCCTATAGAGATGTGTCTTTTAGTTTCCTTATAGCCCTGTCACACTGCAATGCCTACAGAAAGCATAGTGCTGGTTAGGTGGCTGATGTGCCAAAACCAGTCCTGACTAATACTGGTTTTTGTATTCTCCCACCTATCCATACCATGCTTTTAGTCTCTTACCTTAAACCTACACTGTGGGCTCTTGGGGACAGAGtatgttttctttgcttgttttagCACCTAGAATAATGATCCTGGTTCATACCTAGGGTTCCCTGGCGTTACAGTAGTACAGGTAACATTTGATATCTCCTCCAAATTATTATCTATGTCAGTAGTACTTGTAGATCTCATGTTATTTCCCTCTTCTTTGTCagcaacttttttcttcctattctaGGACAGTGAGCTTTTTCCAGGGACAGAACCtcacaaaaagaagagaaagcactCCTCCGATGAGTTCTGCTACAGAGGTAAGATAGTAAACAAGCAGGGGAAGGGGCTAACAGATCATGACTTTGAGGAAAGGATGCTGTTAAACCAGTGTCATCAAGCTTTGTGGTTAGCACTTTATGGGGGGAGAATAGATCAACCTGTCTTAGGACAAGTAATCAGAAACCTGATGCTGATCAGCACCAGACATCAAAAGATGAGGGAATGATATTTTCAGAGTCTAACTTAACCAGTTGCCATTGTTGGGGGTGGAGATCTTCTGCCTTCCCTTTTggcatttgcatttattttttccctattgcATTACAAGTGTGAATTTACTTGCAGTTGGTAATTACTTGCTCTGAATTTATAAAAGTAGAATGCATCAAGGTGAAAAATAAAGGCTTCTGGGTTCAgtttaaatacagaaacattcTCACAATTAATAAGCTGACCAGAAAATGACAATTCAGTTCATAAAAGCTTAtcgtttaagatttttttttagcccAATTTAAAGAGAAAGCTAAGCTGAAATTTTGTCAGAATCTGTTTTCAGTCTCACCTTAGCTAAAAAATTACACTTAAAACCTTGCACTCAGGGTGTTATTTCAGGCTCAGTAAGGtacattttcatcaaaatatgTTATTTCACAATAGAATATAGAGTTTGACAAAACTTCAAGAACTTTCCTACTCTTGTCTTCCTGCCTTATATTATTTTACCAGCTTAGGTTTTAGATCTCCTGAATTGTATCAGTAAGGCTGTGCTGAGCTGGCTACATTTTTCAGAGATCTGTTTAAGCCAGGATTTAAATCTGTTAGCTGCAATCATTAAGTCTTGCAGGATTTCCACTTCACTTTGGGCCAGTGTAATGCTGTCTTTAAGGGAATCATCTTGATGTACATTTCTCTTTATGTTTTTCAGGTGTTTCGCCTTTGGATCTACCatcaaagaagaagaaaaaagcagtctCTGGCCCATCCTCAGCTGATACAACCATGGATTTACTCAAGGCTATTACCTCACCTTTGGCTACAAGCTCAAAGTCTTCAAAGAAGACATCTGAAAAATCATCTTATTCCTCCTCTGGCCATTCCGAAAGCAAAAAGGAGCACCACAAGAAGAAGCTGAGTGGGAGCAGTGGGGAGCATTCAGTGGACGATGGCAGCTTCCACAAatctaaaaaaatgaaacctctcTATGTGAACACGGAGACACTTACTCTTCGTGAACCTGATGGCTTGAAGATGAAGCTCATCCTTTCACCAAAAGAGAAAAGTAGTGCAGGAGATGATGATTCTTTTTCCTACTcttcagcaccagcagctgcaAAGAAATCTTCAAAGAAATCATCTCGAGATGAGCAAGGTTCATTCCTGCTGGGTCATGAACTGCAGAGCTTCCTGAAGTCATCCCGGAAGAAGCACAAACCACCTTCAGATTCACATCCATCTTCTGAGAGTTTTGGTGCTGACACCTCCCTTTTTTCAGAGGGCCATGGGAGTGAGTATGAGATTTCAGGTGTGGAGGCACCACCAGAATCTGGTTCCTCTTCTGGTGGGGAGTTGGAGGCTGGAGAGCTAGTGATAGATGACTCCTACCGGGAAatcaagaagaagaagaagtcaaaaaaaagtaagaaaaaaaaagacaaggagaaACACAGAGAGAAGAAGCATTCTAAGTCTAAAAAGAGTTCTGGCCACACTCCTGTGGCCGTAGCAGAAGTAACAGTgtcaccaccacctcctcccggTACCCCTTATGTTCTTCCTCCACcacctgctgctgtttttcactcAGATGGTCAAGttgagaagaggaggaaaaaggaggacAAGGAGAGGGACAAAGCTgagaaatgggaaaaggaaaaggaaagagaaaaggaaaaggaaagagaaaaggaaaaggaaagagaaaaggaaagagaaagagaaaaagtaaggaaaaatcGGAGGGGAAAATAGAAATTGGGTGGTGGGTAATGGTGAATTAGGCACTCCATTACAAAGGCATGTTAAATTGAAACAGAAGGATAACTAATACCAGGATCAGTGATTTCACTGAAGCGTGTTTGGAAAAATGTGTCAGCCACTGATTTCTGTTTCTAGCAGTCTTTAGCCGATAGAGGTTCTTTGAAAGGTTTTGTACCAAGCACAGCTGCATCATTTTCTAAGGTAACTGGTTCTAGCTATTGCCAGGCAAAATTTTGGACTAGGTATCTAGTCCATCATCACAGTTCTGTAAAAAGGAATTGAGCTCTGACCTGAAAAGTGAAGATATTCACCCATACTCATATattcaaatgaaatttaattCTTACAGACTACCACATTCCCAGTTTTGTCCTGTACTCATAAATTCAGTTTTCCATGGTCAGTGTAGAAAAATATGAGTAGGATAAATGGTAGCTAGCATATGCATGAGTTTACGGTGATACAAACTGAGGCCGTGTAAGTATATAAATGGTAAAAGCAGTTTCTTTATGTTCAGATAGACAGAGAGTTGCTTTGTGTCAGAAAATGGGCAGATGTAGCCCAAATTTGTTCAGCCATTACTCTCTTCGGTTTAGTAAGTTTTTTCTAATCATAGCTTGGCAACTGCTTATGCCTATGTTGTCAGTGTGCTTATACTCTCTATTTTCCTGCCAATTTGAAGTGTTTTGTAAGGATGCAAGGAATGGAATAAAACATTATGATGAGGACTGAATTGTTTTGACAGATATGTAATAGGTACTGTGAATAGTATGGCAGactttttttatattattttaagttttaaaactgAGATATATTAACAGAGTTGTATGTTGATCCTGGATTTAGAATAGCAGGTTGTTGTAACTTATGAATGAAATGCATTGATAGAGTTGTTGCAAGATAAGCCTTGTACTGAGACTGATTCTGGCTGATTCCTGTCTTTCATAAACACTAAATTAATCCAGAATATGTAAAACACTTCTTTTTTAGGTTCCTGATCTAAGCACCACATCTTTAAGTCTTTAACAAATGCCAGATTCTTATTAAATTCAAGTAGGTCTCATGAtaattaaaaatctttgtttccttttcttcttctgactagccaaagaagaaaaacatgtctgCCTATCAAGTGTTCTGTAAGGAGTATCGTACAACTATTGTGTCTGAGCACCCTGGAATAGGTGAGAGAATAATCTAGCTGCCTCTTTTGATTATACCCCAGTTAGATTAATTAGCAGAACATTCTGTTTCATACCAACCTCTTACTAATTTTGACAGAATGCAAAGAATCTGGCAAAGGGGACAGGAGTGGATTTCATTATTTGATTTCATTGCATTTTAACCAAGCTGTGAATCTGGATAAAGAAATTGCTAGCTTGTTCTTTCTTTACTTAAAGAGTTACCTTCATTGTGTCACTTTGCTGTATATACATGTGACTTTATATTCCCAGTatcagctttattttaattttaaacagtaaTGGGAATGCACACTGTCAAGGACAGTGTGGAGAGTTTTGGTTGTGGAATGGGTTGCTTCTTAAATGTGTATGCATGGACCAGtaaatattttatgttgtctcctttattttatgatttttcttcttctgccagATTTTGGAGAGCTAAGTAAAAAACTGGCAGAAGTGTGGAAGCAGCTACCTGAGAAGGATAAACTGGTGAGTGTGTTTGAGATGTTTTTGTAAAATTGTTTCTATAAACTAGATGCTTAGGTCAGAATGTGCTGGCAGCATTGTTACCATACCTTGAAAAATGCCACCTATGTTCCCAAAGTATGTAAAGATGTAAAGTATGGAAACCTTGCCCTTGTGATCATAAAAGTATCCCATTTTCTTCTCATGGTATTGCTTCACCAGTTAGCTATGTAAATCATTCTGCCTTCAGGTCCTGGCATCAGATTAACAGAATAACCTAATGTTATGGATCTCTCTTTTCATACCACGGTATCTGTAGATCTGGAAACAGAAGGCTCAGTATCTCCAACACAAGCAGAATAAAGCAGAGGCCACCACTGTGAAGAGGAAGGCATCATCTTCAGATGGTGCAccaaaaataaaaggtaattGTTACACTTTATTTGCTCTGGTCTTTTTTCTCGGACAGGGAAGATAGTGTTGCCTGTGGAATAAGGAACAAAGGTCCTTTCCTGCTTTACACCTCCACCTCCTTTCTCCCGAGGCTTGACATTTAAATCATCACATtactcaaaaataatttttctgtgagAGCAAGCAAGAtgtcagcatttttcaaaaatatttccttgtctAATTCATAGAATGATACTGGTTTTAGCAGTTTAGGGattgaaatgtaaaataagaaGATGCAGCAGGGAAGTTCTAGGGGGATTAGTTTCCTGCTAGAGGAAGAAGGGTTGTCTTGGGTTGGCACCTATGTTTATCAAATCTCCCAAACCAAATGTCCAAAATCGCATTCAGCTGAGGTAGGTGCTTTGTACATGTAGAAGGAAAGTTTTGACTCCAAAGACCACAGGACCAGGTCCACAGAACTATTTAAGCATCTCAAGCCTTTGAGATTTGAACTTTACTAAGTAAATAGGCTTGTGAAGAACGAAAGAAGAGAATACGAAATTTTAATTTGTGTGTTTCCAGCTTCTCCAACAGGAGTGATTTCCCCTCATAAGAAATCCCCCACCAGCACCATGGTGGTGTCTTCCTCACCAGCCAAAGTCCCTGAGACAGATCCTATTGATGTAGCTGCACACTTACAGTTGCTGGGTGAATCTCTGAGTCTCATTGGACACAGACTGCAGGAAACAGAGGTAAGTCTGTAACCAGCAATGTCACAGTGATGTCATGTAATCTACACacaggattggggggggggggggggagtcattattttgttttccttaaaggTTTAACCAATGCTTTTCAGTTAGGAAGGGAAATTAGAAATGGCATGTTGTGTTTCTTTGATCCActgctgttttcagtgaaataaaaggCCTTGTTTCTCAGTAAACAGTAGGCATCAAGGACAGACAGGTCCTTTGCAGCTTGAGGTCCTTGAAGGCTGTTCTTAGCTCAGCAAACTCTTCAGTCTTTTCTTACCATATGTTCACCTTTAGATCTGGTATTTCCTTGCTATCTTTGCCAGACTCTGGTCCAGTTTCTGCTACTGTCTCAAGCCTTCTTAGAAAACTGTCAGCCAAACTAAGATGTTTTTTGCATGTCCTGTTGCTTTCTGGCAGTATCATATTGCCAGTGCATCGGACAGGGGGCTACTATGGTTTCTACCTGGCAATGTAGAAGATGTCATATTTTAATGGTTTCCTACTGTTAGATGGTAGTGAttctctgcatgcacacacatgcactttCAGAACGCAGGCCAGCCTGTAAGGAGAACACATAATTTGGCTCAGGTAATATAACTGAATTTTATGGCTAGCATGATCATCTCATCCCACTATGCTTGCTTGTTTTGTCAGCAGTAAAATAACTTCTTGCATTTTGTTTCTAGTATGACAAATTGAGGTAATTTCTCAGAGTAAAATCTCCCCCTTTATAGAAAGGCACACAAAGAAATTCCCTTTCCTGAAAGTATATCAATGACTAAAGCATTTGTTACAGATTTAGCATTTCTTTAGACTTAAGTAATAAAACTACTGTCTTTAGGACTCATGTAGTTAACAAAACAGACAGTATGAAATGGCAAAGAGGTTGCATTACAAAAAATTGTGGAATTAAGTGCTTTGTGTAACTGACAACTCTCAGACCTTTTATGTTATTCCCTACTTTTTTCCTACACCATTTGGTTGCCtactaaattattaaattttttaagCCAGCTGTCTCTCTGTGAAGTGCATGACATAGTTTTGTTACTGTGTAAATAATGAAAGTGGACTAGAGGAGCTCAAGAGTGAAGATACTGTATCTGCATGAGAATTCAATGCAGTTGTGAAAGACCCATAATTTCCATTACTCATTCCTatctaaatttttctttccttacttcCAGGGAATGGTGGCTGTTTCAGGAAGTTTGTCAGTACTTCTAGATTCAATCATATGTGCTTTGGGCCCATTAGCATGTCTGACCACACAACTACCTGAGTTGAATGGCTGCCCTAAGCATGTTTTGGTGAGTTCCTTGTGGTTATTTCCCTTCTGTTAATTTCAGAAGAGTCCAACTAGAGTTTTTTGACCAATCAGTCCTATGATGTGACAATAATTTCAGTGCAATAAGAAAATTGTTTTGGTCATACACTTTTTATAGAGGAATATTTCTTGACATTCTTTCAGACGTTACTGTTACATGGTATTgtgcaacatttttttccccagtgtcaaCTTACCTAATGTAGCATTGATTGCAATGTGTGTAGGTCCTGGTTTAGTGACTGAATCAATCTATTTGAATCAAACAAAAGCACCTGTACACATGCCAGTATTTTTGAAAGTTCTaattttccataaaaataaaaagcaccttCTAGCTGCTCTGTATCACactgtctgttttttcctttagagGCATAAAAAATAACTTGTGATCTCAGGATTCCTAATATGATTGAGTGTAGGGCCTTTTACATGTGGCTCTAACCTTtaccagggaaagaaaaatagtctCTGTTTTAAGGAACTTCATAACTAGAGGTTCTTTTCCACTTTGAACTACACTTAATATTGAGCTTTGATTTAGCAACAGCTTGTGGCACCTACGTAGCATGATGTGAACATAGATTAAGATGGTAGCAGCATAAAAGGAATCAGGAGTCATACCTCCAACAGGAGACATGAATAAAGCAGCAAAGGAGAggagcagaaattaaaaataaacctataATCGGCAAAAGTTAAGAGATTAAAACCAAATCTGGCAGAACAGCAAAAATGGGATGTGAATTTGCATGTTGTAACAGGGCAGCACAAACATTGATTCATTCTGAGAACACGCTATTAACAAAAATCAGCGAAGCTGACAGCTTAAGCTGTGAGCTCCCCCAAACTGGCTGCCTGCACAAAAGCTGAGTCAGTGGGGTGTTCCCATCCTAAGCCATGGAAAAACATCctatgcttttttccttcttgcttgcCAAGTACATGCAGAGCAATGACACCACATGACTAATGGTGCGTATATTGGAAACTTGATCAACTTATTGTTAGAAGGAGCAGTGGATCTATAGGTGAATTAAGGCCCTTGCCTTCAAATTCTGAAAACTGGTATTCACATTCGATAATAtataaattattctgatttttaccATCAGATTCATAATGACAGTGGTGTTTCAAGACATGGATAAAATTGCCAGCGGTCGTGTTGCATGTAGGATGCAATTTATCTTTTCGGTCAGTAGGTGGCATTGTTAAATTCTAGAATCACGACTGGTGCAGATACAGCTCCTCTGTCTTCAGTAATTAGAAGGTGGTATTCCTAAGGCCTTCTTCAGCCATCAGGCCACAGACTTGAGTTTactgaaatactgcatttgaAGAACATGCAGATAATATACTGCTGGGTCTTGTTTTCTGATGTGCACAAGAAGGACTCTTACTCTCAGAATTCTATTAGGTTTTGCAAGGAAAACTGGAGGGCATTTCTTCCCATCTGACAGCCTATTAGGGGGTGTGTTTAAGGGGGTTTCTCTTTACTTTTATACTACAGAATTTCGTAAAGGATTTTTATGAGTGtaaagcaagtaattttttttaatgtgctacAACTTTGACCACTTTGCTCAAGTCCTTCATCACTAGTCTTTCCTGTGGTTGATGTGATATGGTTGATATGACTTGTTTCAAATTCAGAGACAGAGTATGGGGTTCATAAGGAGGGGGTCACTTGAGGAAAGCCTCAAGCATTTTGCTTCCAGGTGCTTACAAATACTGAGGCTACCTTTATGTTTAGTTGACTTATATTTCAAAAAATGTGAAAGTAAGCCTAGAAATGGTGGTGATGACTAGGCAGATTTGGTTGTCTCATCATAGGATAACTTGTAAGACAAGTGAACATGCTTAGTACTCTCACCTGTGTCATTTTTTAAGGATTTTGAGTCATTACCTGACActaaaaattactgaattttttttcccagtcaaacACACTAGACAACATCGCCTACATCATGCCTGGACTTTGATGGGAAAGGATCCTGGGATGTACTCAACCTCTGCATAACTGACTTGTGTACATATGCACTACGCCGGCACTCCTAAAGGGCTCCGTGTGTAGGGTTTTAAAGTTTTATATCTGTATAGTATATACACAGGATTGTAACTATTTGACTTCTATTTTATGAAAAGTTGTGAAGCTGAGAAAGTCCTTTTGTGTTGGTGGGTGAAATGTCCTCCAATCTGAAAGTATTTTATATGAAGAATTCAGAAGGCTTTTGAAATACTCGCCTTAAATTCAGATCCTTTAGTGGGGGAAGCAGCCCAAGAATGGACTTctcaatataaagaaaaaaacatcaccaTGATAGGGGTCATTGAAACAGGTGGCCCAGAGAGATGGTTGCCTCTCCATCCTTGATGATACTCAAAAACTGAAtgagcagcctgctctagttGGACTTTCTTTAAGCAGGGGGATGGACCACATGATCTCCTGATATCCCTTTCAACCTGAAGTATTCTGGTATTCTATGGGCAGGTAGAGATGATATTTTGGACCAAGGAATAGAACTGAACTCTTCACCAGCCCTATTTCTAACTGTTCTTCAGTTTAAAATCTACTGCTTGAGGGGAAAGCTGGATAGCTGATCAAAGATACAGAGGTCTTTGCCTCTTGGTCACTTCTTCCAACCCCTCCCCTCTCTTCAGTCAGTAATAACTGAAAGTTGTCAGCATCAGCTGGCTGGTCTGGTAGCTGGTATTTGAAGTGGAAGATGGCAGTGAATTTAGTCTTTTCTTGTGGACCTGCACCCAAACCATCATTAGCACAATATATCAACCAACTTCACTGGCTTGAGAGAATGAACCTACTGCTGATTTTTCCAGGGCATGGTCAAGCCTGCTTTGATGGATAGGAGTGTGGAAGCAGTTGGGAAAAACATGGATTGCTTCTGCCCATCTTGCACCTGTTTTGTGAACAGACAACTTTGTTTTCTGAGATCACTCATCCCCCATCCCTTTCACCAGCAGTATTGAAAGAGCCATGGTGCTGCTGTGAGGCAGTGAATAATGACCAGTTTGAAGCAATTACGGCTGAGTAGGGTTCATGTGGGTTGATTGGACTGATTCCCTTTTCTTCCAGCCACATACTTGGTGTTTGGTTTTCTGCTCCTCTAGAAGGAGAGTGCTTGATTCTCATATAGGCTTTTGTGTGtctgtatgtacatatatgtggTATTCATATCATATGTATTTAACTTTTACCAGTATCTGTAAAAGATTTTCATTTATCCTgtatatttctctgtgtgtata from Athene noctua chromosome 3, bAthNoc1.hap1.1, whole genome shotgun sequence encodes the following:
- the HMGXB4 gene encoding HMG domain-containing protein 4 isoform X1, which encodes MAYDDFKKKEDFLESDGSVDDVGLATGRIQREKKRSCKDLLQEEDEIATQDSELFPGTEPHKKKRKHSSDEFCYRGVSPLDLPSKKKKKAVSGPSSADTTMDLLKAITSPLATSSKSSKKTSEKSSYSSSGHSESKKEHHKKKLSGSSGEHSVDDGSFHKSKKMKPLYVNTETLTLREPDGLKMKLILSPKEKSSAGDDDSFSYSSAPAAAKKSSKKSSRDEQGSFLLGHELQSFLKSSRKKHKPPSDSHPSSESFGADTSLFSEGHGSEYEISGVEAPPESGSSSGGELEAGELVIDDSYREIKKKKKSKKSKKKKDKEKHREKKHSKSKKSSGHTPVAVAEVTVSPPPPPGTPYVLPPPPAAVFHSDGQVEKRRKKEDKERDKAEKWEKEKEREKEKEREKEKEREKEREREKPKKKNMSAYQVFCKEYRTTIVSEHPGIDFGELSKKLAEVWKQLPEKDKLIWKQKAQYLQHKQNKAEATTVKRKASSSDGAPKIKASPTGVISPHKKSPTSTMVVSSSPAKVPETDPIDVAAHLQLLGESLSLIGHRLQETEGMVAVSGSLSVLLDSIICALGPLACLTTQLPELNGCPKHVLSNTLDNIAYIMPGL
- the HMGXB4 gene encoding HMG domain-containing protein 4 isoform X2, with translation MDLLKAITSPLATSSKSSKKTSEKSSYSSSGHSESKKEHHKKKLSGSSGEHSVDDGSFHKSKKMKPLYVNTETLTLREPDGLKMKLILSPKEKSSAGDDDSFSYSSAPAAAKKSSKKSSRDEQGSFLLGHELQSFLKSSRKKHKPPSDSHPSSESFGADTSLFSEGHGSEYEISGVEAPPESGSSSGGELEAGELVIDDSYREIKKKKKSKKSKKKKDKEKHREKKHSKSKKSSGHTPVAVAEVTVSPPPPPGTPYVLPPPPAAVFHSDGQVEKRRKKEDKERDKAEKWEKEKEREKEKEREKEKEREKEREREKPKKKNMSAYQVFCKEYRTTIVSEHPGIDFGELSKKLAEVWKQLPEKDKLIWKQKAQYLQHKQNKAEATTVKRKASSSDGAPKIKASPTGVISPHKKSPTSTMVVSSSPAKVPETDPIDVAAHLQLLGESLSLIGHRLQETEGMVAVSGSLSVLLDSIICALGPLACLTTQLPELNGCPKHVLSNTLDNIAYIMPGL